One segment of Aquimarina sp. BL5 DNA contains the following:
- a CDS encoding alginate export family protein, giving the protein MKIKLQLLLCTLLLTNVITAQELSVDLDFRDRFEYRHGFNSLVPQGADPAAFVQQRARLKFGYTSEKFKAHFSVQDVRVWGDTRQILDNDANNNLQIAEAWASLAFGKGWSTKVGRQMISYDDQRILGGLDWALQGRFHDLALIRYGNEKIKLDLGFAFSQNDLDALPGNQTGTIYNVTGFFSYKAMEYAHLTWKASEKATLSFLALNNTFQNVVNGAATDGFYHTHTFGTHSKFKFGGVGLALNAYLQAGEGPDTSDPANPSTDLSAYLVGLEANGKVGSVGIGGGFEIQSGTDQDETDGKNYSFFPLYGTNHKFNGYMDYFYVGNHANSVGLTDIYAKANFKLGKSSSLLVKGHYFSSAATLIDDTDGSEADKYLGTEVDIVFTQKLLPYASVKVGYSQMFAADGMEFLKNQPNPSGLQNWGWVQLVIKPNFLKWSPKPIQ; this is encoded by the coding sequence ATGAAAATAAAATTACAATTGTTATTGTGTACTTTGCTGTTAACTAATGTTATAACAGCTCAAGAATTAAGTGTTGATTTAGATTTTAGAGATCGATTTGAATATCGTCACGGATTCAATAGTTTAGTTCCTCAAGGAGCTGACCCTGCGGCTTTTGTACAGCAGAGAGCCAGACTAAAATTCGGATATACTTCCGAAAAATTCAAAGCTCATTTTAGTGTTCAGGATGTTAGAGTATGGGGAGATACCAGACAGATTCTGGATAATGATGCTAATAATAATTTGCAAATTGCAGAAGCCTGGGCATCTTTGGCTTTTGGAAAAGGTTGGTCTACTAAAGTAGGTCGACAAATGATATCATATGATGATCAGAGAATCTTAGGTGGTTTAGACTGGGCATTACAAGGTCGTTTCCATGATTTAGCTTTAATAAGATATGGAAACGAAAAGATTAAATTAGATCTTGGTTTTGCATTTAGTCAAAATGATTTAGATGCACTTCCTGGTAATCAAACAGGGACTATATATAATGTTACTGGCTTTTTTAGTTATAAAGCTATGGAGTATGCACACCTAACCTGGAAAGCTTCAGAAAAAGCAACGCTTAGCTTTTTAGCATTAAATAACACCTTCCAAAATGTGGTAAATGGAGCCGCTACAGATGGATTCTATCATACACATACATTTGGTACACACTCTAAGTTTAAATTTGGAGGAGTAGGTCTTGCTTTAAATGCTTATCTACAAGCAGGAGAAGGTCCTGACACTAGTGATCCTGCAAATCCATCCACTGATCTTTCCGCATATTTAGTTGGATTAGAAGCCAATGGAAAAGTTGGTTCTGTCGGTATTGGAGGAGGTTTTGAAATCCAAAGCGGTACAGATCAAGACGAAACGGATGGAAAAAACTATTCTTTCTTTCCTCTTTATGGTACTAATCATAAGTTTAACGGATATATGGATTACTTTTATGTTGGAAACCACGCAAACTCTGTTGGTTTAACTGATATATATGCCAAAGCAAATTTTAAGCTTGGAAAATCCTCTAGCCTTCTTGTAAAAGGACATTACTTCTCATCCGCAGCTACTCTTATTGATGATACTGATGGATCAGAAGCTGACAAATACCTTGGAACTGAAGTGGATATTGTATTTACACAAAAATTACTCCCTTATGCGTCAGTAAAAGTTGGATATTCTCAAATGTTTGCCGCAGATGGAATGGAGTTTCTAAAAAATCAGCCTAATCCAAGTGGATTACAAAACTGGGGATGGGTTCAGTTAGTTATTAAACCTAATTTCCTTAAATGGAGTCCTAAACCAATACAATAG
- a CDS encoding type IV pili methyl-accepting chemotaxis transducer N-terminal domain-containing protein — translation MKKNLTLRSIMFLFLIGLIAFGTNTISAQQSLKYGMLTFNKAVNISGKQRMLSQKMAKSYLYLVENPSDTKAKRDLLTSKIIFEKQNGIINQNSGYKVTKDRIAKVDVIWVEFKKLIETTPNYDNAKKIIDLNTDLLKATNDVVSAVIVESKGANQSDENLLEDDGSSESDLELKKMINMAGRQRMLAQRLALYYFANQTTLKTKNSEQMLNNVFNELDGAITMLLISNFNNEQIDEKLGVAMSKWEQIKNGKEKLMNQGFKPLEMYKISNDLTKAFNSVTSLYEKVKI, via the coding sequence ATGAAAAAAAATTTAACACTAAGATCTATAATGTTTTTATTCCTGATCGGATTGATAGCATTTGGTACAAATACGATTAGTGCCCAACAAAGTTTAAAATATGGAATGTTAACCTTTAACAAAGCGGTTAATATTTCTGGTAAGCAACGTATGCTAAGTCAGAAAATGGCTAAATCTTATTTATATTTAGTCGAGAACCCTAGTGATACAAAAGCAAAAAGAGATCTTTTAACCAGTAAAATTATTTTCGAAAAACAAAATGGTATTATTAACCAAAATTCTGGTTATAAGGTTACTAAAGATAGAATTGCCAAGGTAGATGTTATCTGGGTAGAGTTTAAGAAGCTTATTGAAACTACTCCTAATTACGATAATGCAAAAAAGATTATCGATTTAAATACAGATTTGCTGAAAGCAACAAATGATGTGGTGTCTGCTGTTATAGTAGAATCAAAAGGAGCTAATCAAAGCGATGAGAATTTACTTGAAGATGATGGTTCGAGTGAATCTGATTTAGAACTTAAAAAGATGATAAATATGGCCGGGAGACAGCGTATGCTTGCTCAAAGATTGGCATTATATTATTTTGCAAATCAGACTACGTTAAAGACTAAAAATTCTGAACAAATGTTGAATAATGTTTTTAATGAACTCGATGGAGCTATTACAATGCTATTGATATCTAATTTTAATAACGAACAAATTGATGAAAAGTTAGGAGTAGCCATGTCAAAATGGGAGCAAATAAAAAATGGCAAGGAAAAGCTAATGAATCAAGGGTTTAAACCTTTGGAAATGTATAAGATAAGTAACGATTTAACAAAAGCTTTTAATTCAGTAACTAGCTTATACGAAAAAGTTAAGATATAG
- a CDS encoding alpha/beta hydrolase has product MEIKTLSLHHIIKEPTVKKDKTPVLFMFHGYGSDENDLFSFSSELQDELFVISVRAPYPMQPYGNAWYAIYFDAAQGKFSDDKQAIESRDKISNFIDEAVAAYDLDTDNVTLLGFSQGTILSYAVALSYPEKVKNVVALSGYLNEDILKENYADNDFSKLNLYCSHGSVDQVIPIDWARKAPLKLAELGIQTSLNEFPVGHGVDPRNFYQFKEWLGKHL; this is encoded by the coding sequence ATGGAAATTAAAACTTTATCATTACATCATATCATCAAAGAACCAACTGTAAAAAAAGATAAAACTCCTGTTTTATTTATGTTTCACGGTTATGGTAGTGATGAAAATGATTTGTTTTCATTTTCTTCCGAGCTTCAAGATGAATTATTCGTTATATCTGTTAGAGCTCCATATCCAATGCAACCATATGGCAATGCCTGGTATGCTATTTATTTTGATGCTGCACAAGGAAAATTTAGTGATGATAAGCAGGCCATAGAATCCCGAGATAAAATATCAAATTTTATAGATGAAGCTGTTGCGGCTTATGATCTAGATACGGATAATGTTACGTTACTTGGTTTTAGTCAAGGCACTATTCTTAGTTATGCTGTAGCACTCTCCTATCCTGAGAAAGTAAAAAATGTCGTAGCATTGAGCGGGTATCTAAATGAAGATATTCTCAAAGAAAATTATGCCGATAACGACTTTTCTAAACTTAATTTATATTGCTCACACGGAAGTGTTGATCAAGTAATTCCAATTGACTGGGCTCGCAAAGCTCCATTAAAACTTGCTGAACTTGGAATACAAACATCTTTAAATGAATTTCCTGTGGGTCACGGAGTAGATCCTCGTAATTTTTATCAGTTTAAAGAGTGGTTGGGTAAACACCTATAG
- a CDS encoding PQQ-dependent sugar dehydrogenase, whose protein sequence is MKTLTTPIVFVLLFFTFFGTAQITYESAFPNIGFEFATEIQSPGDGTDRMFIVEQRGRIKVFPRKSDVATSEVDTFLDITDRVRFRDGQEVGLLGLAFHPDYNTNRYFYTYYTTNSPVAGISVRMVLSRFTVSATNPNFVDPDSELVLFQFDKNQNNSNHNGGKIAFGLDGYLYISIGDGGGGNDPERNGQNKNTVFGSILRIDVDLDGNNPIETNSDLPNGNYEIPSDNPFVGINGLDEIYVYGIRNTWKFSFDNVTGRLWGADVGQGAFEEVNIIEKGGNYGWSRFEGNSVANSNVTINEPTIFPVHVYNRNQGDRSITGGYVYRGSEITSLSPDISSKYIFGDYVSGRVWALDYNSSTGTGSSTLLFNTSGEFVSSFGVDKNGELYFSDYGSNAQIYKLVDGISTPSGTAVNGIGRWEELNQGIPNGIVQSVVTDTNGDVFHAGTFSQAGNITANNIAVWNETSGWSTLSMGSNGTINALKIGPDGNLYAGGAFTEIGGVSAQNIAVWNGSNWSPLGSGIDGTVAALEIDNNNNVYAGGVFETVNGNTVRNIALWNGMTWSALTDTANGVSGTNNEVRSLVLDSDGMLYVGGNFDEAGNNAANRIATWNGTNWGTLGTGTSGFVEAIAVTPTEVFIGGNFSIAGGQTVNRIARWNKNTTSWSSLDNGVNNIVNSLIHDGSNLYAGGAFDTANIDTSNSIIVNNIARWSETNGWEALGTDTNVGVDIKINTLEFASDSDGINKIFVGGNFSTAGVINTNNTAQWISQNVLSTPDINQSTVFLYPNPTTGIVRLPQENNWILTDNSGKIIDKGKSASLDISEYAVGMYFLKIENSKTLKIIKK, encoded by the coding sequence ATGAAAACGCTAACCACCCCAATTGTTTTCGTGCTACTTTTCTTTACCTTTTTTGGTACAGCACAAATCACTTATGAATCCGCATTCCCAAATATAGGTTTCGAATTCGCAACCGAAATACAATCTCCCGGAGACGGTACAGATCGAATGTTTATTGTAGAACAACGAGGAAGAATCAAAGTGTTTCCCAGAAAAAGTGATGTCGCAACTAGCGAAGTAGACACTTTCTTGGATATTACAGATCGTGTACGTTTTAGAGATGGCCAAGAAGTAGGATTGCTAGGATTGGCTTTCCATCCAGATTATAACACTAATAGATATTTCTACACTTATTACACTACGAATAGTCCCGTGGCAGGTATTTCGGTAAGAATGGTACTTTCTAGATTTACAGTAAGTGCTACGAATCCTAATTTTGTTGATCCAGATAGTGAATTAGTTCTTTTTCAGTTTGATAAAAATCAAAATAACAGCAACCACAATGGTGGTAAAATTGCCTTTGGCTTAGATGGATATCTTTATATTTCTATCGGTGACGGAGGTGGTGGAAATGATCCCGAACGCAATGGACAAAATAAGAACACTGTTTTTGGTAGTATTCTGCGTATTGATGTAGATTTAGATGGAAACAATCCAATAGAAACCAATTCAGATTTACCCAATGGAAATTACGAAATCCCTAGTGACAATCCTTTTGTTGGTATAAACGGATTGGATGAAATATATGTATATGGAATAAGAAATACCTGGAAGTTTTCATTTGATAATGTAACAGGTAGACTTTGGGGTGCAGATGTAGGTCAAGGAGCTTTTGAAGAAGTAAATATTATAGAGAAAGGAGGAAATTATGGTTGGAGTCGATTTGAAGGGAATTCTGTAGCTAATAGTAACGTTACTATTAACGAACCTACTATCTTCCCCGTACATGTATACAATCGTAATCAAGGAGATCGATCTATAACAGGAGGCTATGTATATCGAGGATCAGAAATTACTAGCTTAAGTCCAGATATAAGTTCGAAATACATTTTTGGTGATTATGTAAGTGGAAGAGTTTGGGCATTAGACTATAATTCTTCAACTGGAACTGGCAGTAGTACCTTGCTATTTAACACATCTGGTGAGTTTGTTTCTTCTTTTGGAGTAGATAAAAATGGTGAACTATATTTTAGTGACTACGGAAGTAATGCACAAATTTATAAACTCGTAGACGGCATATCTACCCCTTCCGGAACTGCAGTAAATGGTATTGGAAGATGGGAAGAATTGAATCAAGGAATTCCCAACGGAATTGTACAATCTGTAGTTACAGATACAAATGGAGATGTATTTCATGCAGGAACCTTTAGTCAAGCAGGTAACATTACTGCAAATAACATTGCAGTATGGAATGAAACTTCTGGTTGGAGTACATTGAGCATGGGATCCAATGGGACTATTAATGCTCTTAAAATTGGACCAGACGGAAACTTATATGCTGGTGGGGCTTTTACAGAAATAGGAGGCGTTTCTGCACAAAATATTGCAGTGTGGAATGGCAGTAATTGGTCTCCATTAGGATCAGGAATTGATGGAACTGTGGCTGCATTAGAAATCGATAATAACAACAATGTATATGCTGGTGGAGTTTTTGAAACCGTAAATGGAAATACAGTACGAAATATCGCTTTATGGAATGGTATGACCTGGTCTGCTTTAACAGACACTGCCAATGGAGTATCAGGTACTAACAATGAGGTTCGATCTTTGGTATTAGACAGTGATGGAATGCTTTATGTCGGAGGAAATTTTGATGAAGCCGGAAACAATGCTGCCAATAGAATAGCAACTTGGAATGGAACTAACTGGGGAACCTTGGGCACAGGAACTAGTGGTTTTGTAGAAGCTATTGCAGTAACTCCAACAGAGGTATTTATAGGTGGTAATTTTTCTATTGCTGGAGGCCAAACTGTAAATCGTATCGCAAGATGGAATAAGAACACGACCAGTTGGTCTTCCTTAGACAATGGTGTAAATAACATTGTAAATTCATTAATTCACGATGGAAGCAACTTATACGCTGGCGGTGCTTTTGATACTGCAAATATTGATACTAGTAATAGTATTATTGTAAATAATATAGCAAGATGGAGCGAAACCAATGGCTGGGAAGCATTAGGCACTGATACTAATGTGGGTGTAGATATTAAAATCAACACCTTAGAGTTTGCTTCTGATAGTGACGGAATAAATAAGATTTTTGTAGGTGGAAACTTCTCAACGGCAGGTGTAATAAACACTAATAATACTGCACAATGGATATCCCAAAATGTACTAAGTACTCCAGACATTAATCAATCTACAGTTTTTTTGTATCCTAACCCCACTACCGGTATTGTAAGATTACCACAAGAAAATAATTGGATACTTACTGATAATTCTGGTAAAATTATAGATAAAGGTAAAAGTGCCTCTCTTGATATTTCGGAATATGCAGTTGGTATGTATTTTTTAAAAATAGAGAACAGCAAAACACTAAAGATTATTAAAAAATAA
- a CDS encoding GyrI-like domain-containing protein produces the protein MKQREQELNKDYIHRINLALQYIDEHLDDDLSLGIISDRAMYSPYHFHRIFKAVIGESLNVYINRRRIEKIALVLIHKKEVSISQLSLQYGFNSNSSFTRAFKKFYGVSPTEFRKQLPSKFSKIGKTESKIGQEQLIFEKYICNINNHINWIKMNAKIEVTEIPELHFASITQIGVNGMEQTFDTLLRWGKSKGILENENVKMARVFHDSFKVTSPDKVRMSICMLIQKPVISQGEITPVSIRKGKSIIGHFEITPDNFEKAWSSLFVWMSEKGYSKSEEKPFEIYHNDFRKHPENICIVDFYIPII, from the coding sequence ATGAAACAAAGAGAACAAGAGTTAAATAAAGACTACATCCACAGAATTAACCTAGCATTGCAATATATTGATGAACATTTAGACGATGATTTATCTTTAGGTATTATTTCTGATAGAGCTATGTATTCTCCATATCATTTTCACAGAATTTTTAAAGCGGTAATTGGGGAATCTCTTAATGTATATATAAATAGAAGACGTATTGAAAAAATAGCTTTGGTTTTAATACATAAAAAAGAAGTTAGCATAAGTCAGTTATCGCTTCAATATGGTTTTAATAGTAATTCTTCATTTACCAGAGCATTTAAAAAGTTTTATGGAGTTAGTCCAACAGAGTTTAGAAAACAACTTCCAAGTAAATTTAGCAAGATTGGTAAAACCGAAAGCAAGATCGGACAAGAACAGTTGATTTTTGAAAAATACATTTGTAACATTAATAATCATATAAACTGGATTAAAATGAATGCAAAAATTGAGGTTACAGAAATACCAGAATTACATTTTGCAAGTATTACTCAAATTGGAGTGAATGGCATGGAACAAACTTTTGACACCTTACTAAGATGGGGAAAATCCAAAGGAATATTAGAAAACGAAAATGTAAAAATGGCAAGAGTTTTTCATGATAGTTTTAAAGTAACATCGCCTGATAAGGTAAGAATGAGTATTTGTATGTTAATACAGAAACCTGTTATTTCTCAAGGTGAAATTACTCCTGTGTCTATTAGAAAAGGTAAAAGTATAATAGGTCATTTCGAAATTACTCCTGATAATTTTGAAAAAGCCTGGAGTAGTCTCTTTGTTTGGATGAGTGAAAAAGGATATAGTAAGTCAGAAGAAAAACCTTTCGAAATTTACCATAATGATTTTAGAAAGCATCCGGAGAATATTTGTATCGTAGACTTTTATATACCTATCATATAG
- a CDS encoding TIM-barrel domain-containing protein — protein MRSSFFSFLFFGTLTFFMLSCKTTTSDFITNIDSYQEDRFIEITKDNGKYIIKLYSDKIIETSFIPTGETFNPESHAVVLEKGIVSQLSETDKMIIYGSDGIQVRITKEPFHISYSYKDKELISEKLGYVKTDSTEILNFNLDKEEVIYGAGARVVGMNRRGNRLQLYNKAHYGYETRSELMNYTMPLVLSSKTYAVHFDNAPIGFLDIDSKKDNTLSYETIKGRKTYQVVAGEDWKDLMDQYTDLTGKQPLPPRWAFGNFASRFGYHSEKETKETIAKFKSDSIPLDAVILDIYWFGKEMKGHMGNFEFLKDSFPNPKQMINDFKDQGVKTVLITEPFVLSTSKKWEEAVAEKVLGKDSLGNPFRFDFYFGNTGIIDIYDQKGKDWFWNIYKTYTQEYGVSGWWGDLGEPEVHPSALLHATGSADEVHNIYGHDWARLVQKGYEKDFPEQRPFILMRAGYSGSQRFGMIPWSGDVNRSWGGLQPQTEIALSMSIQGLAYMHSDLGGFAGGEKFDAELYTRWLQYGVFQPIYRPHAQEHIAPEPVFHDKKTKALAKKSIELRYQMLPYNYTLAFENNQTGIPLMRPLFFEDADTKELRTVSNTYLWGDNFLVSPIVKSGVASKDVYFPKGANWYDFFSGQKYEGGRYITVETAEDHIPVFVKGGAFVPMVRTIQNTEAYNTKELILHYYHDVKVENSLGKLYDDDGKTPNAYEKGKYEILNFESKNIDNKLSIDFKTNTGSDYAKTARKISLLVHNIETTPKSVTVGNKTIEVNWNEKENTLSIELDWNSAVIEKVEIQL, from the coding sequence ATGAGATCAAGTTTTTTTTCCTTTTTGTTTTTCGGAACGCTTACTTTTTTTATGCTTTCCTGCAAAACAACTACAAGTGATTTTATTACTAATATTGATAGTTACCAAGAAGATAGGTTTATAGAGATTACGAAGGATAATGGTAAATACATAATCAAATTATATTCTGATAAGATTATAGAAACTTCTTTTATTCCTACAGGAGAAACTTTTAATCCAGAATCACACGCAGTGGTGTTAGAAAAAGGAATAGTATCACAGTTATCAGAAACTGATAAAATGATCATATATGGTTCTGATGGAATTCAAGTTCGTATAACCAAAGAACCTTTTCATATATCCTACTCCTATAAGGATAAGGAGTTAATTTCTGAAAAGTTGGGGTATGTCAAAACCGATTCTACAGAAATCTTGAATTTTAACTTGGATAAAGAAGAAGTTATTTATGGAGCAGGAGCAAGGGTAGTAGGAATGAATAGAAGAGGAAATCGATTACAATTATATAATAAAGCACATTATGGATACGAAACTCGTTCTGAGCTTATGAATTATACAATGCCGTTAGTATTATCTTCTAAGACCTATGCAGTTCATTTTGATAATGCGCCTATTGGATTTCTGGATATTGATAGTAAAAAGGATAATACACTTAGTTACGAGACAATTAAAGGTAGAAAGACATACCAAGTTGTAGCCGGTGAAGATTGGAAAGATTTGATGGATCAGTATACGGATTTAACAGGTAAACAGCCATTACCTCCTAGATGGGCTTTTGGTAACTTTGCTAGTCGTTTTGGATATCATTCAGAAAAAGAGACCAAAGAGACAATTGCTAAGTTTAAAAGTGATTCTATTCCATTAGACGCTGTAATCCTAGATATTTATTGGTTCGGAAAAGAGATGAAAGGACATATGGGGAACTTCGAGTTTCTTAAAGATTCATTCCCTAATCCAAAACAAATGATCAATGATTTTAAAGACCAAGGAGTAAAAACCGTATTGATAACAGAACCTTTTGTTTTATCAACATCAAAAAAATGGGAAGAAGCAGTAGCAGAGAAAGTACTTGGAAAAGATTCCTTAGGTAATCCTTTTAGATTTGATTTCTATTTTGGTAATACGGGAATCATTGATATTTATGATCAAAAAGGTAAAGACTGGTTTTGGAATATCTATAAAACATATACGCAGGAATATGGAGTGTCTGGATGGTGGGGAGATCTTGGAGAGCCAGAAGTACATCCCTCTGCATTGTTACATGCTACGGGATCCGCTGATGAAGTACATAATATCTATGGACATGATTGGGCAAGATTGGTTCAAAAAGGATATGAAAAAGATTTCCCGGAGCAGCGTCCATTTATATTAATGAGAGCTGGATATTCCGGATCACAACGATTCGGGATGATTCCTTGGTCAGGTGATGTGAATAGAAGTTGGGGTGGATTACAACCACAAACAGAAATCGCATTATCTATGTCCATACAAGGATTGGCGTATATGCATTCCGATCTTGGTGGATTCGCAGGAGGAGAAAAGTTTGATGCAGAGTTATATACACGTTGGTTACAGTATGGAGTTTTTCAACCTATCTATAGACCACATGCACAAGAACATATCGCTCCAGAACCTGTTTTTCATGACAAGAAAACAAAAGCTCTTGCTAAAAAGAGTATAGAACTTAGATATCAGATGCTTCCATATAATTATACGTTGGCTTTTGAAAATAATCAAACTGGTATTCCATTAATGAGGCCACTGTTTTTTGAAGATGCTGATACCAAAGAATTACGAACAGTATCTAATACCTATTTATGGGGTGATAATTTCTTGGTGTCTCCAATTGTAAAATCTGGAGTAGCATCAAAAGATGTATACTTTCCTAAAGGTGCTAATTGGTATGATTTCTTTAGTGGTCAAAAATATGAGGGAGGAAGATATATTACCGTAGAAACTGCAGAAGATCATATTCCTGTATTTGTAAAAGGAGGAGCATTTGTTCCTATGGTTAGAACAATCCAAAACACTGAAGCGTATAACACAAAAGAATTAATCTTACATTACTATCACGACGTAAAGGTTGAAAACAGTTTAGGGAAATTATACGATGATGATGGTAAAACACCAAATGCTTATGAAAAAGGTAAGTATGAAATACTAAATTTTGAAAGTAAGAATATTGATAATAAATTGTCTATTGATTTTAAAACAAATACAGGTAGTGACTATGCCAAAACAGCTCGTAAGATTTCACTACTTGTGCATAATATTGAAACAACTCCGAAATCTGTTACGGTTGGAAACAAAACCATTGAAGTGAATTGGAATGAAAAAGAAAATACCTTGTCTATAGAATTAGACTGGAATTCTGCGGTTATAGAGAAGGTAGAAATACAATTATAA